In the Streptomyces formicae genome, one interval contains:
- the aroF gene encoding 3-deoxy-7-phosphoheptulonate synthase: MAPEATQKDVEAVVDLVRTAGGDAFVSRGVTRTIVGLVGDVEAFDALNLAQLRGVLDVVRISVPYKLVSREHHLDRSVVTVAGVPFGPDTLTVIAGPCAVETPSQTLEAARLAKAAGAALLRGGAFKPRTSPYAYQGLGERGLRILADVSAETGLPVVTEVIDPAGVELVAPYADMLQIGTRNMHNFALLQEVGAAGKPVLLKRGFGATIEEWLMAAEYIAQRGNLDIVLCERGIRTFETATRNTLDISAVPVVQRLSHLPVIVDPSHSGGRRDLVLPLTRAALAVGADGVMIDVHPDPGTALCDGNQALTRVEAAEVATAVAILSPLMGRKLAHP, translated from the coding sequence ATGGCCCCGGAGGCCACACAGAAAGACGTGGAAGCAGTCGTCGATCTGGTGCGCACAGCGGGCGGTGACGCATTCGTCAGCAGGGGCGTGACGCGCACCATCGTGGGCCTCGTGGGGGACGTGGAGGCGTTCGACGCCCTCAACCTGGCCCAACTGCGCGGGGTCCTCGACGTCGTACGGATCTCCGTGCCGTACAAGCTGGTCAGCAGGGAGCACCACCTCGACAGGTCCGTGGTCACCGTGGCGGGCGTGCCGTTCGGGCCCGACACCCTGACGGTGATCGCGGGGCCCTGCGCGGTGGAGACCCCCTCCCAGACCCTGGAGGCCGCGCGCCTGGCCAAGGCGGCGGGGGCCGCGCTGCTGCGCGGCGGCGCGTTCAAGCCGCGGACCTCGCCGTACGCCTACCAGGGGCTCGGCGAGCGGGGCCTGCGCATCCTCGCCGACGTCAGCGCGGAGACCGGCCTCCCCGTGGTGACCGAGGTGATCGACCCGGCAGGCGTCGAACTCGTCGCCCCCTACGCCGACATGCTGCAGATCGGCACGCGCAACATGCACAACTTCGCGCTGCTCCAGGAGGTGGGCGCGGCGGGCAAGCCGGTGCTGCTCAAGCGTGGCTTCGGCGCCACGATCGAGGAGTGGCTGATGGCCGCCGAGTACATCGCGCAGCGCGGCAACCTCGACATCGTGCTCTGCGAGCGCGGCATCCGCACCTTCGAGACCGCCACCCGCAACACCCTGGACATCAGCGCGGTGCCGGTGGTCCAGCGCCTCTCCCACCTGCCGGTGATCGTGGACCCCTCGCACTCGGGCGGCCGCCGCGACCTGGTCCTTCCGCTCACCCGTGCCGCGCTCGCGGTGGGCGCGGACGGCGTCATGATCGACGTACATCCCGATCCGGGAACGGCACTCTGCGACGGCAATCAGGCCCTGACCCGGGTGGAGGCCGCCGAGGTCGCCACGGCGGTCGCGATCCTCTCCCCGCTGATGGGCCGCAAGCTCGCGCACCCCTAG